The following are from one region of the Arachis duranensis cultivar V14167 chromosome 10, aradu.V14167.gnm2.J7QH, whole genome shotgun sequence genome:
- the LOC107471513 gene encoding putative SWI/SNF-related matrix-associated actin-dependent regulator of chromatin subfamily A member 3-like 1: MDLGDETDISQPYTQEDGDPHLVGFINANIVGLRYYSGTVNGREMVALLREPLNPHDPNAIKVLNTRSIQVGHIDRTVAAALSPLIDSELITVEAIVPNRRSKTNSFRLLCQIHIFAPLPSFPTVIELISERGLHLITQNDASFTLSESVAVKETRADSRFKTVDEIFRLVDESLTVKERVSHALEPPESIVRSKLMEHQKEGVWWLLNREKSEELPPFWEVGEGGEFVNVLTNYSTCVKPEPLRGGILADAMGLGKTLTLLSLIALDKVSGQRKGKKRRKIEIGESSATLVVCPPSVFSTWISQLEEHTVPGSLRTCMYYGDKRAKNAEDLMDYDLVLTTYSTLSVEEDDPNSPVKKVVWRRIILDEAHTIKNSNARQSKMVISLNAKRRWAVTGTPIQNGSLDLFSLMAFLHFEPFSIKSYWRSLVQRPLNQGLQSGLSRLQVLMAAISLRRTKDNGLLGVPPKTIETQYVELNSEERELYDRMKEEAMLLMRSFTNGTNNFPVVLSMLLRLRQICTDSALCPSDLATTFRSTNLEDVSNNPELLQKLVEMLQECEDYECPICISPSADIIITSCAHIFCRLCILKSLQSSRSRCPLCRQALSESDLFSAPIEPSKADSTSSSSSSDKKLSSKTSALIKFLKESREQKPTAKSVVFSQFRKLLLLLEAPLMEAGFKTLRIDGSMTVKQRANVIDQFQDNKENGPTVLLASLRASGAGINLTAATTVYFMEPWWNPAVEEQAMDRIHRIGQKEAVKIVRLVVLDSIEEKILLLQEKKRELARETFNKRGSDSGGMNYKDLSFLMSIE, from the exons aTGGACTTGGGAGATGAAACCGACATCTCTCAACCCTACACCCAAGAGGACGGCGACCCCCACCTCGTCGGCTTCATCAACGCCAACATCGTCGGCCTCCGCTACTACTCCGGCACCGTCAACGGCCGCGAAATGGTCGCCCTCCTCCGCGAACCCCTCAACCCTCACGACCCCAACGCCATCAAAGTCCTCAACACCCGCTCCATCCAGGTCGGTCACATCGATCGCACCGTAGCCGCCGCGCTTTCCCCTCTCATCGACTCTGAACTCATCACCGTCGAGGCCATTGTCCCCAACCGCCGCTCCAAGACCAACAGCTTCCGCCTCCTCTGCCAAATCCACATCTTCGCCCCTCTCCCTTCGTTCCCCACTGTCATTGAGCTCATCTCCGAGAGAGGCCTACACCTCATAACCCAAAACGACGCCTCCTTTACGTTATCGGAGTCCGTTGCCGTTAAAGAAACCCGCGCTGATTCGAGGTTCAAGACTGTGGACGAGATTTTCAGGCTTGTTGATGAGAGCTTGACGGTCAAGGAGCGTGTGTCTCACGCGCTTGAGCCTCCCGAGAGCATTGTGAGGTCGAAGCTGATGGAGCACCAGAAGGAAGGGGTGTGGTGGCTACTCAACAGAGAGAAAAGCGAGGAGCTTCCACCGTTTTGGGAGGTGGGAGAAGGGGGCGAGTTTGTCAACGTGTTGACCAATTACAGCACGTGCGTTAAGCCAGAGCCTTTGAGGGGAGGGATCCTGGCCGATGCAATGGGGCTCGGGAAGACTCTCACTTTGCTCTCTCTTATTGCCCTTGACAAGGTTTCCGGTCAGaggaagggaaagaagagaagaaagattgAGATTGGGGAGAGCAGTGCAACGCTTGTAGTGTGCCCTCCCTCTGTGTTTTCGACATGGATTTCGCAATTGGAAGAACACACTGTGCCTGGTTCACTCAGGACTTGCATGTATTATGGTGACAAGCGGGCTAAGAATGCTGAGGACCTCATGGATTATGATTTGGTGCTCACTACTTACTCTACACTCTCCGTGGAGGAGGATGACCCCAACTCGCCGGTGAAGAAAGTGGTGTGGAGGAGGATCATATTGGATGAGGCTCACACTATCAAGAATTCAAATGCCCGGCAGAGCAAGATGGTTATTAGTCTCAATGCCAAGAGGAGGTGGGCTGTCACCGGCACACCTATTCAGAATGGTTCCTTGGACTTGTTTTCCCTCATGGCTTTCCTGCATTTTGAGCCCTTCTCCATAAAGAGCTATTGGCGCAGCCTTGTGCAACGGCCTCTTAATCAGGGCCTTCAGAGCGGCCTCTCACGCCTCCAG GTTTTGATGGCGGCAATTTCGTTAagaagaacaaaagataatGGATTGTTAGGGGTGCCACCAAAAACTATTGAGACTCAATATGTTGAACTTAATTCAGAAGAACGTGAATTGTATGATCGGATGAAAGAGGAAGCGATGCTTTTAATGAGGAGTTTTACCAATGGAACTAACAATTTTCCTGTTGTACTAAGTATGCTTTTGCGTCTTCGCCAAATCTGTACTGATTCAGCATTGTGCCCCAGTGATCTCGCAACGACATTCCGTTCAACTAATCTTGAAG ATGTTTCCAATAACCCAGAGTTGTTGCAAAAGTTAGTTGAGATGTTGCAAGAATGTGAAGATTACGAGTGCCCAATTTGCATTTCTCCTTCAGCGGACATCATTATCACCAGCTGTGCTCACATCTTCTGCCGACTCTGTATTCTGAAATCTCTACAATCCAGCAGATCCCGTTGTCCTCTTTGCCGTCAAGCTCTATCTGAATCTGACTTGTTCTCAGCCCCAATCGAGCCTTCTAAAGCTGATAGTAcctcttcatcctcatcatcgGATAAAAAGTTATCTTCCAAAACATCTGCTTTGATAAAATTTCTCAAAGAATCAAGAGAACAGAAGCCAACAGCAAAATCGGTAGTGTTTTCACAATTTCgcaagttgttattgttattggagGCGCCTTTGATGGAGGCTGGTTTCAAGACTTTGCGCATTGATGGCTCGATGACAGTTAAACAGAGGGCTAATGTTATTGATCAATTTCAAGACAATAAAGAAAACGGACCGACCGTTCTGCTTGCAAGCCTTAGGGCTTCAGGTGCAGGTATAAATCTCACAGCCGCCACCACGGTGTATTTCATGGAGCCATGGTGGAATCCGGCTGTTGAGGAACAGGCAATGGATCGCATCCATCGTATTGGACAGAAAGAGGCGGTGAAGATTGTTAGATTGGTTGTTCTGGACAGCATTGAGGAAAAGATACTGCTGTTGCAGGAGAAGAAGAGGGAATTAGCAAGAGAAACATTTAACAAGAGGGGAAGTGATTCTGGTGGCATGAACTATAAAGATCTAAGTTTCCTTATGTCCATAGAATGA